One genomic segment of Peribacillus sp. FSL H8-0477 includes these proteins:
- a CDS encoding Ig-like domain-containing protein, translating to MYTKKLMLFLLFPLLITFFGLSYSAEASGQENIHFNSTSPKENQIITQNDNTLNLDILGIKSTFQIKQVTATIDKQTTSLQFSNGNYFAKIPLSTLTEGAKKVKITATDVYGNSKSISTNFQYIKQPIHITSPISHNFYNKTDITIKATAKNFAGPKAKFFVTVDGKTIATGTKNSINQKVDLSNYNGKAITLKFTIKNTSTGLRYTESHKIYVDDSPVISSLAKVEGEILEFKYGKLLYKNIKNEIWMKDIQSKANKMVYENKTEDYSYGYLTKTSLFFLAKSETSGKQNLYQYHDGIVKQLGSTINHQTVSASGNYLIWYGGLMENSATKESQVYFKQLETGKTVSISENEPDSVYVNEDGESYYHTSAGTYRYSHGLTSRISDIGTILEAEEDLFLYETSNPEFSEVYVKWQGGNDQKLNTFSDYYDELIPEYSRPNAILKNGFIAFEKYQNKQFDIYLWNKGKETKISSFNSSTRLASLSEDGMIMTKDHYLLKSEKSYGTQPIKLFNLPMNTYWDGKNAYGIFAGNLVSITTDHTPVTALKTQVKVSLAENKTYKLKGIITPANATFTKVIWSSSNAKVATVDAKGKVTGKLKGKATITARSIDGSITSTTAVTVIDATPPSAPTINNVTSKAKKITGKAEAGSTVKVYIKGKYMGSTKASVNKNFSFTIKPQKTGSVIKAIAVDSSKNKSKAKSIKVKK from the coding sequence ATGTACACAAAAAAACTTATGTTATTTTTACTTTTCCCTCTTCTGATTACCTTCTTCGGTTTAAGCTATTCGGCTGAAGCCTCAGGACAAGAGAACATCCATTTTAATAGTACCAGCCCGAAAGAGAATCAGATTATTACACAAAATGATAATACCCTAAACCTGGATATATTAGGTATTAAATCTACTTTTCAGATTAAACAAGTGACAGCTACTATTGATAAACAGACGACTTCGTTACAGTTTTCTAACGGGAATTACTTTGCAAAAATCCCACTTAGTACATTAACAGAAGGCGCAAAAAAAGTTAAGATTACAGCTACGGACGTTTATGGGAATTCCAAAAGTATTTCAACAAATTTTCAGTATATCAAACAGCCCATTCACATCACATCACCCATCAGTCACAATTTTTATAATAAAACGGACATTACAATAAAAGCCACAGCAAAGAACTTTGCCGGACCAAAGGCTAAATTTTTTGTAACCGTTGATGGCAAGACAATTGCAACTGGAACAAAAAACTCGATTAATCAAAAAGTGGATTTAAGTAACTATAACGGGAAAGCAATTACCCTTAAATTTACGATTAAAAATACCTCTACGGGTCTCCGCTATACAGAGTCCCACAAAATATACGTAGATGATAGTCCAGTAATCAGTTCTCTTGCTAAAGTAGAAGGCGAAATTCTTGAATTTAAATATGGTAAACTTCTTTATAAAAATATAAAAAATGAAATATGGATGAAGGATATTCAATCAAAAGCTAATAAAATGGTTTACGAAAATAAAACTGAAGACTATTCTTATGGATATTTAACAAAGACATCCTTATTCTTTTTGGCAAAATCAGAGACTTCAGGAAAGCAAAATCTTTATCAATATCATGACGGTATTGTAAAACAACTCGGAAGCACGATAAATCATCAAACTGTTTCTGCTTCTGGAAATTATTTAATCTGGTATGGCGGCCTCATGGAGAACTCAGCAACAAAAGAAAGCCAAGTTTATTTTAAACAGCTGGAAACTGGTAAAACAGTGTCTATTTCTGAAAATGAACCTGATAGCGTTTATGTTAATGAAGACGGAGAAAGCTACTACCATACTTCAGCTGGAACCTACAGATATAGCCATGGACTTACAAGTAGAATCTCCGATATTGGTACAATTTTAGAAGCGGAGGAAGATTTATTTTTATACGAAACCTCCAACCCAGAATTTAGTGAAGTCTATGTAAAATGGCAAGGCGGTAATGATCAGAAATTAAATACATTCAGTGATTATTACGATGAACTCATTCCAGAATACAGCCGCCCAAACGCTATTTTAAAAAATGGATTTATTGCTTTTGAAAAATATCAAAACAAGCAATTCGACATTTATCTATGGAACAAAGGGAAAGAGACAAAAATTTCATCCTTTAATTCTTCAACACGTTTAGCCTCATTATCCGAGGACGGTATGATTATGACAAAGGATCATTATTTACTTAAAAGCGAAAAAAGTTATGGAACACAACCTATTAAACTGTTTAACTTACCTATGAATACTTACTGGGATGGTAAGAATGCTTATGGTATATTTGCTGGAAATCTAGTTTCCATTACAACGGACCATACGCCTGTTACCGCTTTAAAAACTCAAGTAAAAGTTTCACTTGCTGAGAACAAAACATACAAGCTTAAGGGTATAATTACACCGGCCAACGCTACCTTTACTAAAGTAATTTGGTCATCCAGCAATGCCAAAGTGGCCACTGTGGACGCTAAAGGGAAAGTTACAGGGAAACTTAAAGGCAAGGCAACGATTACAGCACGATCCATTGATGGCTCTATTACATCTACTACAGCGGTCACTGTCATAGATGCCACACCTCCCTCAGCACCAACTATTAATAACGTAACCAGTAAAGCGAAAAAGATCACAGGAAAAGCTGAGGCTGGTTCAACTGTAAAAGTATATATCAAAGGAAAATATATGGGCAGCACGAAAGCTTCTGTCAATAAGAACTTTAGTTTTACTATAAAACCACAAAAGACAGGCAGCGTTATAAAAGCAATCGCTGTCGACAGCTCTAAAAATAAAAGCAAAGCAAAAAGTATTAAAGTAAAAAAATAA
- a CDS encoding MurR/RpiR family transcriptional regulator: MSDLRILSKIKNDYDRFTGVEQKVASYILDHPDFIPTMTTKELAKQAGASEASIVRFCKTIGVGSFKMLKVVLAKENSESEHTINDFSLLQSKDTPHSLFQKVTYLNKSALELSVNTLDKKDFERSIEAFLHAEKYALYGVGGSYPPVMDAQYKLIKLGYHAIASADFHYMVSVLSMMKPGDVFLVISTSGKTMEAIELAKFAKEIGITVIALTVLAKSTLYKLADIRLCIPNVEEENRVGSIASRIAQLNIIDALYLSLFHRIGNTIIEGLNESRERVKNKKK; the protein is encoded by the coding sequence ATGAGTGATTTACGAATACTTTCAAAAATTAAAAATGATTATGATCGTTTTACAGGAGTTGAGCAAAAGGTAGCCTCTTACATCTTAGACCACCCTGATTTTATTCCAACAATGACCACGAAGGAGCTGGCAAAACAAGCAGGAGCCAGTGAAGCTAGTATCGTTCGATTTTGTAAAACAATCGGTGTAGGAAGTTTTAAAATGTTAAAGGTAGTGCTGGCAAAAGAAAACTCCGAATCAGAACATACCATTAATGATTTTTCTTTGCTGCAGTCTAAAGACACCCCGCACAGCCTTTTCCAAAAAGTTACCTATTTAAATAAGTCTGCGCTTGAGCTCTCCGTAAATACATTGGATAAAAAGGATTTTGAACGGTCAATTGAAGCCTTCTTGCATGCAGAAAAATATGCGTTATATGGAGTTGGCGGCTCGTATCCGCCTGTGATGGATGCTCAGTATAAATTGATTAAATTAGGCTATCATGCCATAGCTTCTGCAGATTTTCATTACATGGTTTCGGTATTATCGATGATGAAGCCTGGAGATGTCTTTTTAGTGATTAGTACTTCAGGAAAAACAATGGAAGCTATTGAACTTGCCAAATTTGCTAAGGAGATAGGCATAACCGTAATCGCACTTACCGTTCTAGCAAAAAGTACGCTTTATAAACTAGCTGACATCAGGCTCTGTATCCCAAATGTTGAAGAGGAGAACAGAGTAGGGAGCATCGCTTCACGAATTGCTCAGTTAAATATTATCGATGCACTGTACTTAAGTTTGTTTCACCGTATAGGCAACACCATTATTGAAG